In one Sphingobacterium daejeonense genomic region, the following are encoded:
- a CDS encoding ABC transporter ATP-binding protein: MSEEIVRLESVDKIYKTGDTSITALAETTIGFESNKLTLIMGPSGSGKTTLLSIIGCVIYPSHGKVFYKDKEVTKLSENKLADLRLHDIGFVFQQFNLLEPLTALENVMQPLLLQSVSKKEAKEKALKALEAVNLSDRIHNLPKKLSGGQKQRVSIARALVTNPTMILCDEPTASLDAKSAAIIMEELKDLAREGKAVIIVTHDLRLRKFADKIIYVEEGKVSNSIQNEEDYK; encoded by the coding sequence ATGTCTGAAGAAATTGTCCGATTAGAGAGTGTAGATAAAATATATAAGACCGGAGATACTAGCATCACTGCCTTAGCAGAAACCACAATAGGTTTTGAATCAAATAAGCTAACATTAATCATGGGTCCTTCTGGATCTGGAAAAACTACTCTCCTTTCCATTATTGGATGTGTTATCTATCCTAGCCATGGTAAAGTATTTTACAAGGACAAAGAGGTAACAAAACTTTCGGAAAACAAATTAGCAGATTTAAGACTTCATGATATTGGATTTGTCTTTCAACAATTCAATTTATTAGAGCCATTAACAGCATTAGAAAACGTGATGCAACCTTTACTTCTTCAATCTGTTTCAAAAAAGGAGGCCAAGGAGAAGGCTTTGAAGGCATTAGAAGCAGTAAATCTTTCTGATCGCATTCACAACCTTCCAAAAAAACTAAGCGGAGGTCAAAAACAACGTGTTTCTATTGCACGAGCATTGGTTACAAATCCGACTATGATTTTATGTGACGAGCCTACTGCATCTTTAGATGCAAAAAGTGCTGCAATCATCATGGAGGAACTCAAAGATCTTGCAAGAGAAGGAAAGGCAGTAATCATAGTGACACACGATCTAAGATTAAGGAAGTTTGCAGATAAAATTATATATGTTGAAGAAGGCAAAGTATCAAATAGCATTCAGAATGAGGAAGATTATAAATAG
- a CDS encoding AraC family transcriptional regulator, whose translation MNSKNSKIIEVKNKLETQRLLKVAAFDQNKIVTKPHKHNGYLEVVFLSSTNGKHYVDGRESVVKTPCLLIIRKDNVHHWELENPVKGYVVLLKKLFVDQSLDFELAKLLDELIEFDTIYLKDSIFFESILSILEFEKNKTSQEGLLKALLAKALESTDLLKKSKTSQNNLYANFCELLNENPRVLNHVAYYASLLNTSPQNLNASCRKNTNLTASEVLAGYIIKEAKRLLFYTSNSISEIAFQLGFSDKSNFSKYFKRYSGVTPSEFKKNQH comes from the coding sequence ATGAATTCAAAAAACTCAAAAATAATTGAAGTAAAAAATAAATTAGAAACTCAGCGTCTCCTAAAAGTTGCTGCATTTGATCAAAATAAGATAGTCACAAAACCACATAAACATAATGGATATTTGGAGGTTGTATTTTTATCTTCCACAAACGGAAAACATTATGTTGATGGGAGGGAAAGTGTTGTCAAAACTCCATGCTTATTAATAATTAGAAAGGATAATGTACACCATTGGGAATTAGAAAATCCAGTAAAAGGCTATGTTGTTTTACTGAAGAAGTTGTTTGTTGACCAAAGTTTAGACTTTGAACTAGCAAAACTTCTTGATGAATTGATAGAATTCGATACTATTTATTTAAAAGATTCCATTTTCTTTGAAAGCATACTCAGCATTCTTGAATTCGAAAAAAACAAAACATCCCAAGAAGGATTATTGAAGGCTCTCCTCGCAAAAGCATTAGAATCAACAGATCTTTTAAAAAAATCGAAAACCTCACAGAATAATCTTTATGCAAATTTCTGTGAATTATTGAATGAAAACCCGCGGGTGTTGAATCACGTGGCTTATTATGCATCACTATTGAATACAAGCCCCCAGAATTTAAATGCTTCTTGTAGGAAGAATACAAACTTAACCGCTTCGGAAGTTTTGGCTGGATATATCATAAAAGAAGCAAAGAGATTGCTATTTTATACTTCAAATTCAATCTCTGAAATAGCATTCCAACTTGGCTTTTCTGATAAATCGAATTTTTCTAAATATTTTAAAAGATATTCAGGAGTGACACCATCAGAATTTAAAAAAAATCAGCATTAA
- a CDS encoding TonB-dependent receptor, translated as MKKYYLLLCLLLTIQSVIAQKANLTGTVKDSLTNSLISYASIGILDNSNNVVDGMITDDSGKFSFHNLGSGKYFLSIKFIGYNQKLVPIEIQNQKSLDLGTILISPSKNVLEQVTVTGNIASQQHSSDRQTYQASQYKNAVGGTALDVVKNLPSASVDASGNISMRGNTGIIVLINGKPSFLDPSTILSQIAANDVTEVEYITSPTAQFDPDGKGGIINLKTRKSSTNGFAWTLNLQGGLPSIDDYDNLESQKRFGGDIAFQYKKDKLELNGSANYLRNDNAGFRDGDVNTIIGDRQTFFPSKGERSFDKYNFGARLNAGYEFTDKHSVNLGLLASRKFQDRIADIYYNNRTIKRSTGEEISRTNYFNPNLQNKQGEFYLLDFSYLYKINKSHSLQLGAIYEFANIYGSTRNANIENQNDTIQFTHNTYTNPLHGLRLSIQHQWKLANADILTGYQLRNDRQKGNFEYYSTENGNGKLELVPEFTGKLNATNRVHALFTQYDRKFERTQLSLGLRYEYYERDVLLLNTNQEFPYSIHQLYPTFNLMHDLGSGYSWKVAASRRVQRNNNFELNPIPEREHSETLEQGDPELLPEFITNVETGFVKKLKAGSVFMNAYYQHSKNPIQRVNSVYADTILHRVFTNADYSSRIGVELGGEGKPLSWLKVNGGVNLYNFKISGQVLDYLETRNNQDLVYSLNAGIQADLSKNWSTGLQVNYLSERPTVQGYDSRFLTPHFNLSKGFMNGAITAQLQWQFIELGNWGVNEQRITTSAEDFYTTTNYIYEKNVFLINLNFNLHKLNQILKLPKSEFGEKEF; from the coding sequence TTGAAAAAGTATTATTTATTACTCTGTTTATTATTAACGATTCAATCAGTTATTGCTCAGAAGGCTAATTTAACAGGTACTGTTAAGGATTCTCTTACAAATTCCTTGATTTCTTATGCCAGTATAGGAATTCTGGATAATTCGAATAATGTTGTTGACGGCATGATTACGGATGATTCTGGAAAATTTTCATTTCATAATCTGGGATCAGGTAAATACTTTTTGAGCATCAAATTTATAGGTTACAACCAGAAGTTGGTGCCTATAGAGATCCAAAATCAGAAATCTTTGGACTTAGGTACAATTTTGATAAGTCCATCCAAAAATGTGCTTGAGCAAGTAACAGTGACAGGTAATATTGCTTCTCAGCAACATAGCAGTGATAGGCAAACATATCAGGCGAGTCAATATAAAAATGCTGTTGGGGGTACTGCGTTAGACGTTGTCAAGAATCTTCCTTCAGCATCGGTTGATGCAAGCGGTAATATCAGTATGCGAGGGAATACGGGGATTATTGTTTTGATTAATGGGAAACCATCTTTTTTGGATCCTTCGACTATTTTAAGTCAGATTGCTGCCAATGATGTTACGGAGGTTGAATATATTACAAGTCCTACAGCACAATTTGATCCTGATGGCAAAGGTGGAATAATTAATTTGAAGACCAGGAAGTCATCGACCAATGGTTTTGCCTGGACCTTAAATTTACAAGGTGGTCTACCAAGTATTGATGATTACGATAATTTGGAAAGTCAAAAAAGGTTTGGTGGTGATATAGCTTTCCAATATAAAAAGGATAAGCTAGAACTTAACGGCTCTGCAAATTATCTTAGAAACGACAATGCCGGTTTTCGAGATGGTGATGTTAATACAATAATTGGTGATAGACAAACATTTTTCCCATCTAAGGGCGAACGGAGTTTTGATAAATATAATTTTGGCGCACGTCTGAATGCAGGTTATGAATTCACAGATAAGCATTCTGTAAATTTAGGGTTATTGGCTTCAAGGAAATTTCAGGATCGGATAGCTGATATTTATTACAACAACAGAACTATTAAACGATCAACTGGAGAAGAAATATCTAGAACGAATTATTTTAACCCTAATCTTCAAAACAAGCAAGGAGAATTCTATTTATTGGACTTTTCTTATTTATATAAAATAAATAAATCCCACTCTCTTCAATTAGGTGCTATCTATGAATTTGCTAATATTTATGGATCAACAAGAAATGCCAATATTGAGAATCAAAATGATACTATTCAATTTACTCATAATACTTATACGAATCCCTTACATGGATTAAGATTATCGATTCAACATCAATGGAAATTAGCTAACGCGGATATTCTTACTGGCTATCAATTGAGAAATGACAGACAGAAGGGTAATTTTGAGTATTATTCGACGGAAAATGGAAATGGGAAATTGGAGTTAGTTCCTGAATTTACGGGCAAACTAAATGCTACGAACCGTGTTCATGCATTATTCACGCAATATGACAGAAAATTTGAAAGGACTCAATTATCCTTAGGACTGAGGTATGAGTATTATGAGCGAGATGTTTTGTTATTGAATACCAACCAAGAGTTTCCTTATTCCATTCATCAACTATATCCGACTTTTAATTTGATGCATGATTTAGGTTCTGGTTATTCATGGAAGGTTGCCGCCTCAAGAAGGGTTCAAAGGAACAACAATTTTGAACTTAATCCAATTCCAGAACGGGAGCACTCAGAAACACTGGAGCAAGGAGATCCTGAATTATTACCTGAGTTTATCACTAATGTGGAAACGGGTTTTGTAAAGAAATTAAAAGCAGGCAGTGTATTCATGAATGCTTATTATCAACACAGCAAAAATCCAATTCAAAGGGTTAACTCCGTATATGCTGATACCATACTACATCGGGTTTTTACGAATGCAGATTATTCATCTAGAATAGGTGTTGAATTAGGTGGAGAAGGCAAGCCATTATCATGGCTTAAAGTAAATGGAGGTGTTAATTTGTATAATTTTAAGATTTCTGGCCAGGTGTTGGACTATTTGGAAACAAGAAATAATCAGGATCTAGTTTATTCACTTAATGCAGGCATTCAAGCAGACTTATCAAAAAATTGGAGCACTGGATTACAAGTAAATTATCTTTCGGAAAGACCTACGGTCCAAGGTTATGATTCTAGATTTTTAACTCCTCACTTTAACTTGAGCAAAGGTTTTATGAATGGTGCCATAACGGCGCAACTACAATGGCAGTTTATTGAGCTTGGAAATTGGGGCGTGAATGAGCAAAGGATTACTACCTCTGCAGAAGATTTCTACACTACAACGAACTATATTTATGAGAAGAACGTCTTCTTAATAAATTTGAATTTTAATCTCCATAAACTGAATCAAATTTTAAAATTACCTAAGAGTGAGTTTGGTGAGAAAGAATTTTAA
- a CDS encoding ankyrin repeat domain-containing protein — protein sequence MKELILVFALFASTTACHSTTVEQNEMENPNQESMISLVENKKLNDVKAKLTSGENVNTTDANGRNLLLIATINKDLEMAKLLVQFKANVNQQADNLDSPFLYAGATGQTEMLKLFLENGARFDVFNRYNGSALIPACERGHVETVRLLANTKGYPIDHVNRLGWTALMEAIVLGDGSKKYQEIVQILKDAGSKMDIPDKDGVTPLQHAKNRGFDEIVKIIQE from the coding sequence ATGAAAGAATTAATCTTAGTATTTGCATTATTCGCTAGTACCACAGCATGTCATTCAACCACCGTTGAACAAAATGAAATGGAAAACCCTAATCAAGAAAGTATGATATCATTAGTTGAAAATAAGAAATTAAATGATGTAAAAGCTAAGCTGACATCAGGAGAAAATGTAAATACCACGGATGCAAATGGCAGAAATTTACTTCTTATAGCGACTATTAACAAGGATTTGGAAATGGCCAAGTTGTTGGTTCAGTTCAAAGCAAATGTTAACCAACAAGCTGATAACCTTGATAGCCCATTCCTTTACGCGGGGGCAACTGGTCAGACAGAAATGTTAAAGCTGTTCTTAGAAAACGGTGCTAGATTTGATGTGTTCAATCGTTACAATGGATCAGCATTAATACCGGCTTGTGAGCGTGGCCATGTTGAAACTGTTAGATTATTAGCAAATACCAAAGGTTACCCAATTGATCACGTCAATAGATTAGGTTGGACAGCATTAATGGAAGCCATAGTTCTTGGAGACGGCAGTAAAAAATATCAAGAAATTGTACAGATTTTGAAAGATGCAGGCTCTAAAATGGATATACCCGATAAAGATGGCGTAACACCACTTCAACATGCCAAAAATAGAGGCTTCGATGAAATAGTAAAGATCATTCAAGAATAA
- a CDS encoding CPBP family intramembrane glutamic endopeptidase, translating into MFLLFIHFQKKDHEHKKWLKSSIGKSKAFWATLCIIIGLIPLPIFLKHYHLLADLTVFIPWFILFMINPFLEEYYWRGVLLDQTKFWNPTISVLYSSILFSVNHAVFGINSELFRGYEVMASTFIMGLVWSITYKRTDTLRWVILSHMLVDFLNLSSASFLDLYKPNF; encoded by the coding sequence ATGTTTTTGCTGTTTATTCATTTTCAGAAAAAAGATCATGAGCACAAGAAATGGTTAAAAAGCAGCATTGGAAAGAGTAAAGCGTTTTGGGCCACACTTTGTATTATCATTGGGCTTATACCCTTACCTATATTTTTGAAGCATTATCATTTGCTTGCAGACCTCACGGTTTTTATCCCATGGTTTATCCTATTCATGATAAATCCGTTTTTAGAAGAATATTATTGGCGCGGGGTATTACTTGATCAAACCAAATTTTGGAATCCTACAATCTCGGTATTATATAGCAGTATACTTTTTTCGGTAAATCATGCTGTTTTTGGGATAAATTCCGAATTATTTAGAGGTTACGAAGTAATGGCTTCAACATTTATTATGGGTCTAGTTTGGTCCATTACGTATAAACGAACAGATACTTTAAGATGGGTTATTCTATCCCACATGTTGGTAGACTTTCTAAACTTATCTTCTGCATCCTTCTTAGATCTATATAAGCCAAATTTTTAG
- a CDS encoding amidohydrolase, which produces MNISRKDFLKNSVLGFAGIALSPQALMADTNLKEQMDNTDKLNFNKMVINNVRLETGFDYSNDKIIGTKTDLFTIEIEEGKIKSIGPNSNVPNAIDGKGLLMLPSFKDMHIHLDKTYYGDKWQAVRRRTGGVKGMIKLEQEIMPELLKTSTHKAEELIELLQSKGTNFARSHVNIEPTSKLDSLKNLQVALENKKSGFGAELVAFPQHGVFYTDTVPYLKEAAKMDIDFIGGLDPSSIDGAIEKTIDFTVQLALDNNKGIDIHLHESGESGIKTIEYIIDKVNENSTLKGKTYISHCFALGNIDKNKQEELAEKLSNSKVGIVSTVPFGNLVMPIPILMKKGVEVLVGNDSIIDHWNTFGSGSVLQKANLAAQLYGFSSEKGLASMLKLATAGITPLDENGNQQWPKVGDEANLVLVDASCSAEAVSRISPVESLIFKGNLVY; this is translated from the coding sequence ATGAATATATCTAGAAAGGATTTTCTCAAGAATTCAGTATTAGGATTTGCGGGGATAGCACTATCACCTCAAGCTTTGATGGCTGATACAAACTTGAAAGAACAAATGGATAATACTGATAAATTAAACTTCAATAAAATGGTAATCAATAATGTAAGATTAGAAACTGGTTTTGACTACAGCAATGATAAAATTATCGGAACAAAGACTGATTTGTTTACTATTGAAATAGAAGAGGGTAAAATAAAAAGCATTGGTCCCAACTCTAATGTTCCCAATGCAATTGATGGCAAAGGATTACTGATGTTGCCTTCTTTTAAAGACATGCACATTCATTTAGATAAAACTTATTATGGCGATAAGTGGCAAGCAGTAAGAAGAAGAACAGGTGGGGTAAAAGGCATGATTAAATTGGAACAGGAAATCATGCCCGAATTGTTGAAAACCTCAACGCATAAAGCTGAAGAACTGATTGAATTACTGCAGTCTAAAGGAACCAACTTTGCTAGAAGTCATGTCAATATTGAACCCACCTCTAAACTAGATTCCTTAAAAAACCTCCAAGTTGCCCTTGAAAATAAGAAATCAGGTTTTGGAGCAGAATTGGTAGCATTTCCTCAACATGGTGTTTTCTACACAGATACAGTACCTTATTTAAAAGAAGCAGCTAAAATGGACATCGACTTTATTGGTGGACTTGATCCATCCAGTATTGATGGTGCAATTGAAAAAACAATAGACTTTACAGTACAGTTGGCTTTGGATAATAATAAGGGAATTGATATTCATTTACATGAATCGGGTGAGTCTGGAATAAAAACGATAGAATATATAATTGACAAAGTAAATGAAAATTCCACATTGAAAGGGAAGACATATATCAGCCATTGTTTTGCATTAGGTAATATTGATAAGAATAAACAAGAAGAATTAGCTGAAAAACTATCAAATTCTAAAGTGGGAATTGTATCAACGGTTCCATTTGGAAATTTGGTAATGCCGATCCCAATCTTAATGAAAAAAGGGGTGGAAGTGTTAGTTGGTAATGATAGTATAATTGATCATTGGAATACCTTTGGTTCTGGGAGTGTGCTTCAAAAAGCCAATTTAGCCGCCCAATTATATGGCTTTTCTTCCGAAAAAGGATTAGCAAGTATGCTTAAATTAGCAACTGCTGGAATAACGCCACTCGACGAAAACGGAAATCAACAATGGCCAAAAGTGGGAGATGAGGCTAATTTAGTTTTAGTGGATGCTTCTTGTTCTGCTGAAGCTGTTTCGAGAATATCCCCAGTTGAATCATTAATTTTTAAAGGAAATCTAGTTTATTAA
- a CDS encoding acyltransferase family protein has product MKTYPTQRLESLDILRGLDLFLLVFLQPILMAIGNIWDNSSYHALLYQFEHESWEGFRLWDLIMPLFLFMTGITIPFSLDKKIGNDSPEVYRHIVRRFLILWILGMVVQGNLLAFDWQILRLYSNTLQAIATGYLITSIAYLYLNFKKLIGLGLTLLIIYSIPMSTWGGYDPNYNFALYIDKMFLQNFMDGVKWQGDEWIFSESYQYTWIWSSLTFIVTVLMGCLTGKLIKDGKDKDPNGTTIKLVVAGVVCIIVSLIWQYQQPIIKKIWTGSMTLFSGGICILLMAIFYYIIDVRNFAKPFRWLKIYGMNSIVAYVLASIIDFRSLVHSLTYGIEAYYPNYSDLILTIGNYSIVLLILIILYYRRIFIKI; this is encoded by the coding sequence ATGAAAACCTATCCTACGCAAAGACTTGAATCATTAGATATTTTGAGAGGTTTAGATTTGTTTTTATTAGTCTTTCTTCAACCAATATTAATGGCAATTGGAAATATCTGGGATAATTCTTCATATCACGCTCTTCTATATCAATTTGAACACGAATCATGGGAAGGTTTTCGTTTGTGGGATCTAATTATGCCTTTGTTCCTGTTTATGACAGGGATTACAATACCTTTTTCATTAGACAAGAAAATTGGAAACGATTCTCCGGAAGTTTATAGACATATCGTCAGAAGGTTTTTGATTTTATGGATATTAGGAATGGTGGTACAAGGGAATTTGTTAGCATTTGATTGGCAGATTCTAAGACTCTATTCAAATACGCTTCAAGCTATAGCTACAGGCTATTTAATTACTTCAATAGCATATTTATATCTCAATTTTAAAAAGCTTATAGGATTAGGCCTGACTTTATTGATTATATATTCTATCCCCATGTCAACTTGGGGTGGCTACGACCCTAATTATAATTTTGCACTTTATATAGACAAGATGTTCTTGCAAAATTTTATGGATGGAGTGAAATGGCAAGGTGATGAATGGATTTTTTCTGAAAGTTACCAATATACTTGGATTTGGTCATCACTTACATTTATAGTTACGGTCTTGATGGGCTGCCTGACTGGTAAGTTAATAAAAGATGGAAAAGACAAAGATCCTAATGGAACTACTATTAAACTTGTTGTAGCAGGGGTAGTTTGCATTATTGTGAGTTTGATTTGGCAATATCAACAACCTATAATCAAGAAGATTTGGACAGGTAGTATGACTCTGTTTTCTGGTGGAATCTGTATCTTACTGATGGCAATTTTTTACTATATAATTGATGTCAGAAATTTCGCCAAACCTTTTAGATGGCTGAAAATTTATGGAATGAATTCTATAGTTGCATATGTATTGGCTTCTATAATCGATTTTCGAAGTCTTGTCCATTCACTTACCTATGGAATTGAAGCATACTATCCAAATTATTCAGATTTGATTCTTACAATAGGTAATTATTCAATTGTTCTCCTTATCCTTATTATTCTATATTATAGAAGAATCTTTATAAAGATTTAA
- a CDS encoding AraC family ligand binding domain-containing protein, which yields MLNRSSENIAVPTLDIHEFRTKQIAGKEELIFNEIIGENIIHKPHKHDFFIIILFDKGSGVHNIDSVDYTIGDNEVHVLFPGQIHKWHINKETKAYQLMIESTFLEQFAPAFRFSFTNYQNHPVISLDHNNYTQLLYEFNAIRSELLDENPVDQLISARSGVICCHRE from the coding sequence ATGCTTAACCGTTCAAGCGAAAATATAGCTGTTCCTACGCTAGATATCCATGAATTCCGTACAAAACAAATCGCCGGAAAAGAAGAATTGATATTCAATGAAATCATTGGAGAGAACATTATTCATAAACCCCATAAACATGATTTTTTTATCATTATCCTATTTGATAAGGGATCGGGGGTACATAATATTGATTCTGTGGACTATACAATAGGTGATAATGAAGTTCATGTTCTATTTCCTGGGCAAATCCATAAATGGCACATTAATAAGGAAACTAAAGCATATCAATTGATGATTGAAAGCACTTTCTTAGAACAATTTGCACCTGCTTTTCGATTCTCTTTTACAAACTACCAAAACCATCCTGTGATTTCTTTAGATCATAATAATTACACGCAATTATTGTATGAATTTAATGCAATACGGTCTGAGCTGCTAGATGAAAATCCAGTCGATCAGTTAATTTCTGCTAGATCAGGTGTTATTTGCTGCCATCGTGAGTAA
- a CDS encoding helix-turn-helix domain-containing protein yields MSKVVENQSEEFKVYQANPKLVKFNWLIDKYYKKEKSIAFYADQLNITANYLNILSQRNLKISANKLIQQRITVEAKRLLYTSQNTIKEIAFELGFYDHAHFSNFFKSQTGFTPTQFRKKL; encoded by the coding sequence GTGAGTAAAGTTGTTGAAAACCAAAGTGAAGAATTTAAAGTCTATCAAGCTAATCCAAAACTGGTGAAATTCAATTGGCTTATTGATAAATATTACAAGAAAGAAAAGTCAATTGCATTTTATGCAGATCAACTAAATATAACTGCTAATTATCTCAATATATTATCTCAAAGGAATTTGAAAATTTCTGCAAATAAGCTTATCCAACAAAGAATTACCGTTGAAGCCAAGCGGTTATTATATACTTCACAAAATACTATTAAAGAAATTGCTTTTGAACTCGGATTTTATGATCATGCCCATTTCTCTAATTTCTTTAAATCCCAAACTGGTTTCACTCCAACCCAATTCAGAAAAAAGTTATAA